Proteins from one Silurus meridionalis isolate SWU-2019-XX chromosome 3, ASM1480568v1, whole genome shotgun sequence genomic window:
- the LOC124383395 gene encoding small membrane A-kinase anchor protein-like, translating into MGCIKSKCNKPVQNSSVVQRAEAGPEKKREEKAVLVHSETGPDEDASRVNPVLLDYAQRLSEEIVARAVQQWAEVDSRYSDIPYIECDVP; encoded by the coding sequence ATGGGATGCATCAAGTCCAAGTGCAACAAACCCGTTCAGAACTCCAGCGTGGTGCAGAGGGCCGAAGCCGGGCCGGAGAAGAAGCGAGAAGAGAAGGCTGTCTTGGTGCATTCGGAAACGGGCCCGGATGAGGACGCGTCCCGGGTCAACCCGGTGCTTCTGGACTACGCGCAGAGACTCTCGGAGGAGATCGTGGCTCGGGCCGTGCAGCAGTGGGCCGAGGTGGACAGCCGTTACAGCGACATCCCGTATATCGAGTGTGATGTGCCATAA